Within the Butyrivibrio sp. AE3004 genome, the region CATGAAAATATCAATAAACAGACAGTTGAAAACTATATTAGTTACTTTAAAGATGCTTTCCTTTTGCGTGAGGCAAAACGCTATGATTTAAAAGGAAGGAAAGAAATCGGTGCGCTCAGAAAGTATTATTTTATAGATACTGGATTACGCAATGCAAGACTTAATTTCGCATTTCCTGATGAAGGACAAATGCTTGAAAATATTGTTTATAATGAACTTTGTTATAATGGTTATTCTGTTAATATCGGTGCTTTTGACACTGTTGAAAAAGATAAAAATGGAAAATCTATAAGGAAAAATAATGAAGTGGATTTTTATGCCACTAAAGGGCTTAGATCTCTTTATATACAGGTAACTGCTGATATCTCTAATGCAGAAACAAGAGAAAGAGAAATACGTCCTTATTTTAAGTTAAATGATCAAGTACAAAAGATACTTGTTGTAAATAGACCGATTGGTGAAACACTAGATGAGAATGGATTCTCAATTATAGGGATTACTGAATTTTTATTGAAATATATAAAGTAGAAAAAATGTTACACAAAATGTTTGTTTATGCTAGGAGGAGCCAACATCAACTATTGTGGAAGACAATAACTGAAAGGTAGGAGTGCATGGGAGTATTAGCGGGAAAAGAATGGGCTTTTGATACAGCTGCATCCAAATATGAGAGGATGCGACCAGGGTACGCAGAAGACTTGTATAAACAGATATTTGATTATTGCCCGATAGATGAACGAAGCAAACTTATTGAGGTAGGCATTGGAGGAGGTCAGGCAACACCACCTTTTCTTGAAAAGAAATGCCATATAACAGCTATTGAGTATGGGAATAACTTGGCTGATATCTGTAGGGAGAAGTTTAAGGACTATAAGGGTTTTGAAGTTATAACATCAAAATTTGAAGACGTAGAACTTGAAGATAATGCATATGACTTGATTTATTCTGCATCTGCTTTTCATTGGATTCCGGAGGAAATAGGGTATACAAAAGTATATCAGGCTTTAAAGCTTGGAGGAGTTTTTGCCAGATTTGCAAATCATCCGTTTAGATGTAAGAATGAACCAGAGTTAGCTAGCGCTATAGATGCATGTTATGAGAAATACTATTACAAGTTTTACAATAAAAAAGCTGAGCAGATAAAGGAATACTCTGAAGAAGATGCAAAGGAGCGAGCTTATTTAGCCGAAAAATACGGATTTTCTGATATACAGTATAGCCTGTTTTACAGGATCAGAGAGTTTACAGCGGAGGAATATGTAGAGCTTTTAGGAACATATTCAGATCATATTACTATAGATGAAGATGTTCGAACTTTGTATTTTAAGGATATTGAAGATATTATCAATTCAATGGGCGGAGTGATTAAGATATATGATACTATGGACCTTCAGCTGGCCAAAAAAGTAAGTGGTTAGCTGGTACCAAATTTAAAAGAGACCTTGTAAAATGTGGAAAATATGTTATGATGGGTTTAACAGAGTTGCCAGGTGCGAATAACACTTGGGACCAAGCCGAGCGTTGAGCTTGGCTTTTTTACTTTGTGGAGATTATATGGATTTAAAGAAACCTTACACAATAGATGAACAGATAAAAAAGCTAAGAGATCATGGAGTAGTAATATCTGATGATGCATTTGCAAGAAATGTACTTCAGAAAGTCAGTTATTATAGGCTTTCGGGATATATGTTGCAATATAGGTTATCAACTGATAGCCATGAGATGATTAAAGGTATTCGTTTTGAAGATATTTACACAGTTTATTGTTTTGATGAAGAAATCAGATCATTGCTTAGACAGTATATTGAAAAAGCAGAATTCTTTTACAAAGATTTGATAGGGAATAAATTTGCGGAGCTGAAATGTCAGACTCCACCATATGATCAGCATTACGATGTGAAGAACTATTATGATAAAGTTGGAATTACAAAGACGTTGCAGAATTTCACTAAAGAGAAGTCATATTATAAAGATAGTGCAATAGTTAAGCATCATTTCAATAAATATGCTGATAAGATGCCGGTATGGGTTATGCTGGAACTGATGACTTGTTCAAGTGTCTCTTTGTTTTATCATGCATTGTATTTATCGGATAAAAAAGTGATAGCAACGCAGGTTGGCATAAGTACATCAACGCTCGAAAATCACCTGCATGCCTTATCTGTTCTAAGAAATAAGTGTTCTCATGGTGTGCGTTTGTATAATTCTACTATGAATCCTCCGGTAAAGTTCAATAAGAGTTTTTTGAGGAACAACCCGGCAATAAGGAATGATTCTCTGTTTGCGTATATACTCATGTTGATTAAGAGGCTACCTTCTGATGATGAAAGGAAGCAACTTAGAGATAAGCTTAATCGTATAGTTAAGAAATATGAGAAGGATATAGATCTTAATTTTATAGGATTTCCCCAGAACTATAGGGAACTAATGTATATAAAGAATCTTAAGAATATTACTTGAAGTGCTGTCAGCCGTATACAGTAGCCCTGAGCTTTCTACCGTACGCAGCAGGTAAACAGCAACTCGCCCTAGAAATGCCCAAAACAAGGCATTTAAGAGAGTGAAAAAGTTCTCAAAGAGATGAGAATATCTGCTATTGCAGATTTCAGAAGACTCGGTACAATGTACCGGGTCTTTTTGTATGCCGAAAGTGGACCTGGGGGGACAGGGGGGTCACCTTATCTAAATGACATTGGAACCGTCCCAATGTCATTTCCTTTTTTATTTCTGACACAGAATAGTTGGCAAAAGGTGTTTCGGAGAATATGAATGTTTAAAAAAGCTGCTGTCTATATTAAAGAAAAGATAAATAAGAACGGATTCACCTTTGCAGAGATGCTTTTTGCGGTCCTTATACTGGGGATTGCAACAGGTCTTATGGTGCAGACTGTTGGTGTCGCATTTAATAATTTTGGGAAGATAACCAAAAAGTCAGATTCCGCCGATGCCTATTCGGGGGCGTCGACTAATGGTGAGCTGTATGTTTATTCAGATTACTCAGCTTCCGGTGAATCGGCAGATACGGATTCTGTCAAATACTACCCACTGGTAGCCCATGCCTCATACGCACCACAGAACAGAGTTGGAGTTAATACACATCTATGTTGTTCCTGTCAATAATACAACAATTGAGCCGTAGTAAAGATCAGGGCGATACTGCTAAAACCAATCTTGCATACGGTCAGGCGATAGTTTTCCCATGACTGACTTCATAACCAGATGCAAGATTGGTTTTAGCGTTATTTAATAATTGTTCACAACAAAATATTATATAATTATTTTGTCAGTTATTGTACAGTTAAATTCTGTTTTCATGGCTAAAGGAGATAATTATATGACCCCTGACCAGTATGCAAGATCAAACAAAAAAGTATTTCAGATCAACCTTATTATGCCTTTACTGCGCTTTTAATGGTAGTGCTGGATGCTGCAACACACGGAATGAGCCTGGGGCTTGTCATCGAGATTGTCGCTGTCCTGGCAGGTGTGCTGCAGATGACGGTTGGATTTATCAAATTCAGAGAGACCAGGTTTGGCGCAGTGGTCATTCTGGGAGGTCCGACTCTTTACTATATCATTATCATGATAATACAAAATGAAATGATTTTTTATGCATTCGCGATACCGGTAATGCTGTCGTGTATTCTTTATCTGGACTTAAGGATCTATGTTGTGGGACAGATGACTATGACCATAGGCGGACTTATTGTCCTGGTCAGAAATCTTATTGCTACAGGTTCGATACCCAGGGACCATTTTGTGGCCGGTTTCATAATCATTCTTGCGGGAATTGCCGGAATAGAGTCGCTTAAGATGAGGCGGACCCTGGTAAGAGAGGACGACGAGGCCATCAAGAAAGGGCAGGAGACCCAGGAAAAGACCCGTATCCAGATGGTGGAGATCGCCAAGGAAATTACGGGGCTGTTTGATGAGGCCCATGGGGAAGTCGATGAGTTAAAGAGCATCATAGGAAGAAACCACGATGGCATGAGGGAAATTGCGGGCAGCACAGGAAATACCGCAGCTGCCGTGACAGAGCAGTCACATCAGATAGCAGATATCCATGAGCAGACGGAAGTGGCTGATGCCAAGAGAAATCAGATGGTTGAGATGTCCGAGAGCACGCAGAAAGCCGTTATTGATGGGACTAAGGTCATCGACCAGCTCAAGGACAAGACCGCAAATGTTGTTGAGATGAGTGATAAGACGGTGGCATCCACAAAAGCTGTCACTGAGAAGGTCGAAAAGGTTGAGAAGATTGTCGGTTCCATCATATCGATATCAAAGCAGACCAATCTTCTTGCGCTCAATGCTTCAATTGAGGCAGCGCGTGCGGGAGAAGCCGGGAAAGGTTTCGTTGTGGTTGCCGATGAGATAAGGCAGTTGTCGGAGCAGACCAGCAGTGCTTCAAATCAGATCACCAGCATCATGCAGGAGCTTTCCGCTGATGTTCAGAATGCTGTAGACTCTACCAATGCGGCAGCTGAGTCTGTCAAGGCTCAGGACATTCTTATCAGAGAGACCGCAGATACTTTTGAAGAGATCGGGGAGAACGTTGGAAACCTTATAGGAAGATTTAATGATATCGGTACTTCCATAGAAGCTATAGGAAGAAGTGCAACGGAGATCAATAATAATATTGCGAGTCTCGCCGCCACAAGTGAGCAGGTGGCATCTTTGTCCAGTATGGGCGAAGAGGGAGCAAGGACAGCGGTGGAGAAATTTGATGAGTTTGATATTCTGCTGAAAGGGATATATGATCAGGCCCAGAGGCTGAAATAATGTAATACCGGTCAGGGCAGTCACGGGGACGGGAAGTCACGGGGACGGGGGACATATCAGTGGTCCACTTTTGGGCTTAAAGATTAAGGATAAGGCTTGCCTATTTTGATATGACTTTATTAAAATGTAAGAAAGCAATATGGAATAATAATGTCGGATTAACCGATGAGAGAAGATAGATTATGGACAAATCATGGTCAGAAAACAATAAAGAAATACAGAAATTGCTGACGAAGGAAGCAACCTTTAAAGATGCTATTCAGAAGCTTTTGGCTTTCCGTGAGGAAATGTTTGAGCAGATCACACAGATTGTGAGTGGATACCCGGATGAGGCCTTTGCCAAAATGCCTTTTGCGGGTGCAGATGGATATCACAGTAAAACCCTTGCCTATTCTATCTGGCATATTTTCAGGATTGAAGATATAGTTGCCCATGAGATGATAGCAGGGGATAGTCAAATCCTTTTTACACATGACTTTCATAATCGCATTGGCGCACCTATTATTACTACGGGTAATGAACTTCAGGGAAACGAGATTGCAGAGTTTTCAGAAAAACTGAATATTAAAGAACTATATCTGTATGTAAAAGCTGTAAAGGAGTCTACGGATCAGATTCTTGGAGATCTGACATACAAGGATTCAAAGCAAAAATTCGGCGGCGATGTAAAGGAAAAACTTATCCGCAGTAAATGTGTCAGTGAGAATGAGAATGCCTTTTGGCTGATTGATTACTGGTGCGGAAAGGATATAAAAGGACTGATTCAGATGCCATTTAGCCGTCACTGGATCATGCATATCGAAGCCATGCGCCGCATCAAGAATAAACTCTGCAAGATAGCACGAAAGGGTGTTGATCCTGTTGCTTATTGTGGCTTTTCCTGTAATCACTGTTTCCTTTCAGAGTGGTGCGGATTCTGCAGAACGAAGTACAATGTCTGCTCTTTTGCTACCTGTGCGGAGGACAGAATATGTCCGAATGTGAAGTGCTGTAAGGAAAAAGATTTGGATGGATGTTATGAGTGTGATGAGCTCGAAAATTGCAATAAAGGATTCTATATTCCATCAAATGACGGAGCAAATGCAGCAAAGGCTCAGGCATTATATATAAGGAAATACGGAAAGAAAGAGTTCTTAAAGGTTCATGACAGACTACATGAGAAGTATGACTTCCAAAAGACACAGGAAGTTTTGGGACAGGATTATAAGGAAGGACTGAGAATTCTGGAGGAAACTTGAAAAAGCCTATAAATATGCTATTATATCAATAACAGAGTTGCCAGGTGCGAATATCACTTGGGACCTAGCCAAGCGTGGAGCTTGGCTATTCTATCATATATAGGTGATGCACAGCCTTATAAATGAGCGATTTATGTAGTGGATGCGCTATGGAATCTTGAGATGCCCATAGCCCGGAGAGTTCATGCGTGAACTCTCTTTTTTAGAATTATTGTATTGATTTACAAGGTACGTATATGTGTGATGTAAAAAAATATAGTGATATCTATAAAGAAATAGCTAAATTAAATCCTAAGGATACTTTACAGCTTGTTCTTGAGAGTGAGACTGAAGAAGAAAAAGATTTCTATGAGATGGTAGGAGATTTTTTGCTACAAAGAAGGCAAAAAGAAGTTGTTGAAAGGAATCTTTTTTGAGTAGATGAAAAAGTTTACTATAGTTGCGGGAGTTAATGGCGCAGGTAAATCTACGTTATATCAGCTTGATCCGGATCTTAAATGTGAAAACAGAGTAAATGCGGAGTTACTGTTCAGACAGCTCTGCGCACTTGCTGCGCTGAGCGTGAGAATGTTCTACGTCTTGAATATAGGATTTGCCCCTTTGCCGAAGGCAACTGGAATGGGCAAATCCAGTTGCTGTGAGCACCGTAAGGTGTGAACAGTAACAATGCGGATGAGATAGAGTTTTGTCATAAGATATAATTGAAACAAAGCCCAATATATGTTATTATAATATTGATCTGAGCGAAAGCTCTTTGGATCACCGTAGGCGGGAAGAATTTCCCGTCTTTTTTTTTGGAGTAACAGTATGAAGGAATTAAGTGTATTTATCGATGAATCTGGAGATTTTGGGGAAACGAGAGATACTAGAGATTATTATCTTGTCACTTTTGTTTTTCATGACCAAGATGAAGATATTTCAGAGAATACAAGAAAATTAGAGAATAGTGTAAAAGAATCCGGTTTGGATATTGAATATATTCATACAGGACCTGTCATGCGAAAAGAGGGAATATTTGAAAATTACTCATTGGACGAGAGAAGACAATTGCTCTATAAGATGTTCAATTTCGTGATGAAATGCCCAATAGTTTTTTGCACAATAGCCATAAAGAGAAAGGAAGCAAGCGATAGGGTTCAATTATCAGGAAAGCTTGGTAAGGCAATCAATCAGATGCTTTCTGAACATATGGATTTTTTGAAAGTTTTTGACAAGGTTATTGTATATTATGATAATGGCCAGCGAGAGTTGGGATCAATTCTAAATGCTATATTTTCTATTCAATTATCGAATGTTGAGTTTAGAAAGGCAGAGCCACAAAAGTATCGTTTATTGCAGGCAGCAGATTTCTTGTGCGCTATAGACCTTTTAAAAATCAAAAGAGATGAGAATAGATTAAGCAAAGGTGAAAAACAATTCTTTTATAAACCTAATGAGTTAAAGAAGACATTTGTTAAAGGTATTAGTAAAAAGAGAATGTAATGTTGCCACCAACCGCACACAGTAGCCCTGAGCTTTCTTGCGCACATAGCAGGTAAACAGCAACTTATCCTGTAAATGCCGCAAATACAGCACTTAAGGCAGTAAAAAAATTCTCAAAGAGATGAGAATATCTGCTATGGCAGATTTCAAAAGACTCGGTACATTTGTACCGTGTCTTTTTTTGTGCTGAGAGTGGACCAGGGGGGACGGGGTTCCTAGCTCATTTTGGAATGACAGCCAATCTCTTTGGACAGGAAGAATTCCTGGGTTAGAGAAATATCTTAAAAAGTAGACGCAATACAATACAAAGATTTTCTAAAAAAAGTCGAAAATCTTCTTGCGAAGTAGACTTTAGCAGTCTAAATCTAATACAATGGAAATAGAGTATCTATGCAACTAAGCGCAATATTTTGTCATGTTTTTTCATCATAGCTAATCAGGAGGTTACACATGGATAAAAAAACAAGAAATCATTCGATATGCGAAAAGATACCCTATATCGCCATTATACTCAGCATACTATTTCCGTCGCTTTTAGCTGGAATAGGAGGTTCTATAGGTAATGCAATTTCAGAAAATGCAGGGAACATAGGTGTATGCGTTTTTGCAATAATATCGATGCTGATTTTTTGGTACTGGTTCTCGCCGGAATTTAAAGGATTTGTAAAGCCTGAAGCTTCAGCCAGGGACATAGGTTTAGTAATGATCCCCTTGGCGATTCTCTTAGTCTTTACGCTGATCGAGCCATTATTTTTTTATCATTCGTTTTATTTTAGTCCTTCTCTTAAGGCGGCTATTATGGGAATTACAGCCGGATTTGGGGAAGAGACTATGTTCAGAATATTATCACTAGCCATAGTCATGAGATATGTCCGGAAAGAGAGGAGATTTGTCACAATAATTATACTGGCCGTAATATTCGGCATTTCTCATGCAGGAAATCTGGCTCAGGGTGCAGATTTAGTCATGACCGCGGCGCAGATACTCCACTCAACATTTCAGGCTTTTTTGCTTACCGCTTTATATTTAGGAACAGGCAGCGTGATATTCCCGATATTTGCGCACGGGTTATATGATTTTATCTGTTTTACAACGGACCCGTTAGTTTCCGGAGATGGCATACTTACACAGCAATATAGTACTGGACGGCTGTTGTATGAGTTCATTGTAGCTGTGACCATAGGAATTATTGCACTCTATTTGATCAGTAAAAACAAATTTGCTAAAGCCAATGAAATATGGGAAAAGAAGTGGATTTCTGAAAGGTGAGGGAAAAATATGGTATCTATTATCAGTTTTATTTTAGGTTTGATTATTCTTGGTATCCTTTATAAAAATTTGATTGCCTGGGAAGGAGACTACAGAATCTCAAGAGGACAGGCTTTGCTACCGGTATTACTTGGACTTTTATCTGTGCCGCTTTCATTTATCTTTTTCTTAATAATCGGTCTTGTTTTCAGGGCTGTAACCGGGTTTGTACCTACAGATGGACCTGCATTACTTGCCAGTTTCAACCATGCGCTTTTTTCAGCAGCATTGAATGAAGAACTCGCAAAACTTATCATTACACTTATTGTATTAGGCATTTATAGAAAAAAATGGAGAAATGTATACGAATATATGCTGATAGCAGGGGCTGTAGGATTAGGATTTACGCTTATAGAAGATTTTGTATATAGTAGCGGTCTCGCAGGACTTTTTATGAGGCTGCCCAATATTACAGTGCATATGATGCTCGGGCTTGCCATGGGAAGGCATCTTGGACTTGCCAGATATAACAAAGTAACAGGCAGAGAGTCTGTAGTAAAAGAATACCTCCTTGCATATTTTGTCCCTGTATTTTGTCATACTGTTTTTGATTTTTTTGCAGCAAACATGCTCATACATGCCGGGGATAATGTAGAGACTATAACAGAGGAAATACAAAGAACAACATATATTGGTGCTGGTATGGTATTGATCATGGTAGTTCCGATATTCTTTTTCCAGTTCTACATATTCAGACGACTTAAGAGAAATGCCGCAAACCTTGTAGCGCTTTCCTTCATTGCTGAAAACAGTACAGAGCAGGAGAATACAAATGCTTAAAAAGTATATTGAATTTATGAAAAAATCTCCGCTGATAACTGCTGCGCTCTGCATAGTATATGTAGTTGTGTGTTTCAAGACGGTACATACAGATACAAATTTTCAGTTCTTTATAGTAAGAACCATGCTTTGCGGAGCAGTGTGCTTTTTCCTGTACCAGATATCCGGAGATAAGACCCTGACATCCTGTTATGTTTCCACAGGATATGTCATTTTGAATTCCATGGGATTTCTTGTGATGTCCCTTATCATGGGATCTGTATTACTCTTATCAAATATAGAAGAGCAGGTCCCTTTGAATGATAACCCGGTATTGGGGCTTATCATAGTATTTCTTATGTTTATTTCCGTGGGGCTTTTTGAGGAACTGGCTTTCAGGGCAGTTATAAACGATGCGATTATCTATAAGTTCAGGGAAAAGAAATTTGTTTTTGTCCTTAGTGCAGTAGTATCTTCGTTAGTATTCGGTGCAGCACATATTGTGGGCGAATTTGATGCTGCCTCCGCTATTGCATGGGGACAGGCGGTAGCCAAAACGTTGGAATCAGGCGTCTTTGGACTGGCCCTTCTTATACTGTATTGGAAGACCAGAAATATATGGGCTTGCGGCGTGGCTCATGGATTGTTTGATTTTTTTGCCGGTTATACAGAAGGACTGTTTGTTCCGATGAAAACCTCAGGTTCATCGTATATTAATACCGGTGAAGATGGACCCAAAATCCTTATTACATACTTTGTAATTGCTGCAATAAATGTAGTTCTGACATTTTTGGTATGGAAGAAGGTTGGAAAGACTATCGATTTCGAAAAGATCAGGCGTGAGTGGTAGAGAATATCAGAATATAAATGAGTACGACAATTACGGTTTGTAAAGATGAAAGGTATTGGAAAAAAACAGATATAAAGTTGCCATCAGTTGTGCACAGTAGTCCTGAGCTTTCTACCGTACGCAGCAGGTAAACAGCAACTTGATTCGAAAATGCCTCAAATACGGCATTTTCGAATCATTAATCGTTCTCAAAGAGATAATCGTTTCACGGCGTATTACGTCTTTGGACAATCAAATACGATTTATTACACCTCAGGACAACAGTCCTGGGGTGTTTTTGTTGTGTAGCATCTTTAATAAAAACCCCTGCTATGCAGGGGGACAACAGCTGCTTCAGCTTACAGTAAAAAACCTCCCGTGCTAGAATTACTACGGTTCGCCAACCAAAGTAAAGCACAGGAGGTAGTCCAAAATGGACATGAATAGTTTATCACACACTAGATGGGAGTGTAAGTATCACATAGTATTTGCACCTAAGTTCAGGAGAAAGGTTGCGTATGGTCAGATCAAGCAGGACATTGCAAATATTCTCAGTACATTATGCAAGAGGAAAGGTGTAGATTGAACTAAGTCGCTGCGCGACGGCCTGCCAAGACTGTGCTCTACATTTTAATTCTTTTCAAAGATGCATATCTATTGTATCCTATATTCGAGGTGAGTTGAAAAAATGCTTACTAAGGGATAGCGATTAACAGGTGTCTATCTAGCCATACTACCATTGACGAAAAGTATGAATTGAAAATTCAGTATATGGTTGATGCTTATTATATCAGCTTTTCTTTTTATACTTTTCATACAGAATAAGCTGTAGACATTCACTATTAATCCGCAATCGCGTACCCTGTAATTATGTTTATTCTGCACAATTATAAGCAAGATCAAGTTATTGAAATTCCATAGGTAATGGCTTTTCTCACGCGACTTAGTTCAATTAGATAAAAAACGGCGTGAAGCCCGAACAAAACTGCAGGTTGCATATATATGTAATCTGTTTTTTTGTTCGGTCTTACACCGTTTGTTTACGAAAGAAGATAATTTGCTACTAGGTGTTGAGGAGATTAAAGACACGTTTTGGGACAAGATTTCACCTTTATATGACATATTTGAAAATATTTATAACGGCAAGGTATATACCGGTACCGGGAAAAAGGTTGCAGAACTTATAGATTCGTCGGATGAAGTATTGGAATGCGCATGTGGAACAGGTGCTATCAGTATATATATCGCGCAGAAGTGTAAAAAGTTGATTGCAACAGACTTTGCAACCGGGATGCTTCGGAGAGCAGCAAAGAAATGCCGAAATTACCCGAATGCTGTGTTCAAGAAAGCTGATATTACAAATATCAAATGCAAAGATGCCCGCTTTGATAAAGTGGTTGCAGGTAACGTGATCCATTTGTTGCCTGACCCGGAGAAGGCACTTCATGAATTGGAAAGGGTAGTTAAGCCGGGAGGTGAGATCATCATTCCGACTTATATCAATATGTCAAAGGAAACGGGAACAGCAGCGGTTAAGTTCATTACTCTTCTCGGAGTAGATTTCAAAAGGCAGTTTGATCTGGATTCATATAAGGCATTTTTTGAAGACAAGGGATATACCGGAGTAGAGTATCATGTGGTCGACGGGCGCATGCCATGCGCTATTGCTGTAATAACCAAAGCTTAGCGTTTTATACCCTGACTATTCTTCGGAAGAAAGCAAACAAATTTGCGTAACAGGTAAATTCGACATTTATCATGAAGGAGGATATACTTACTGTATATTGAGAGATGCCGAAGTGGAAAGATGAATTAAGTGTATGAGTTTAGGATTATTGATCGAACCAAAAGAGAAGCTTCCCGAAGATCGACAGTTATTTTCGAATACCATGCTTAAGGCAATGATTATTCCGCTGGTCATCGAACAGCTCCTTCAGATGATCGTGGGTCTGGCGGACACCATGATGGTGAGTTATGCAGGTGAGGCTGTCGTTGCCGGTGTTGGCCTTGATACGATGATCTATACTGTTTTCATCTATCTTTTTACCGCCGTGGCATCCGGCGGGGCGGTTGTCGTTTCGCAGTATATCGGCAGCCGTGAAAGGAAGAACGCAAACCTTTCGGCATCCCAGATCTATACCATATCCTTCATCGTTTCTGTTGTTTCAATGGTTCTGATGCTTCTGTCTGGAAACGCACTTCTTGCAGGGATGTATCCGGACACGGAACCTTTGACAATGGATGCCTGCAAAACCTATATGTGGATCGCCTCCATATCCTTTCCTGCCAATGCACTGTACAATGCGGGCTGTGCAATCTACCGTTCCATGGGAAAGACAAAAACGACCATGAAGGTTACCCTTGTTTCCAACATCATAAATGTGATCGGAAATTCAATCGGGATCTTTATCCTGCATGCAGGTGCAGCCGGCGTGGCATGGCCGACCACCATTTCCTGGTATGTTGCCGCGATCATCATGACGATCCTGTGCTTTAGAAAAGAGCATGTGGTAAATATCGAACTCAAAGACATCCTGCGCCTGGATTTTTTAATGGATAAGAGGATCCTTGGCGTCGCAATTCCCAATTCCATTGAAAACACTCTGTTTCAGGCGGCAAAAGTGGCTCTGGGAATGCTTGTAGCCACCTTCGGGACTTCCCAGATCGCTGCAAACACTACAGGCCAAACTTTCTGGTCTCTTGCGGCATGTATGAATGTTTCGATGGGAACTGTGTTTATCACTGTGATCGGTCAGTGTGTTGGTGCAGATGATTCTGTTGCCGCGCGCTGGTATATGATAAAGCTCACAAAATTATCCCTTTTTCTTGCGATGATCTGGAATGTGGCTGTCATGATCCTGACCCCGCTCCTGCTTCCGTTTTATAGCCTTGGCGATGATACCAAATTGCTGATTCTGATCATAGTGGCCATTCACAACGCCTTTGCGGCCGTCATTCAGCCGTTTTCGGGGCCTCTGTCCTCGGGCTTAAGGGCTGCGGGTGATGTTTCTTTTACCATGTGGACATCTATTTTCTCTACTGTAGTGTGCCGTACAATCCTGTCGTTTCTGCTTGCCAAATGGCTCGGCATGGGAGTTGTCGGGATTGCCCTTGCGATGGGCCTTGACTGGTGTATTAAGTCCGCGCTTGATATCTGGAGATTCTTCAGCGGAAAATGGATGAACAGGAAAGTGATCTGATGAAAAGACAGATTCCAATCTGTCGGTTTGAGGTATTGGACTTCACAAGACTGCCTGAAAGATGAAGATTTAATGAGAGAAACCGTGGTGGGTTTGGAGTCCGACACCTATACGAGTGGATTCGGTAAGATCAGATCATGGTATCGATACAGCGACGGAGAGTTCCGTTCGTTGGAAAAATGAGGGACATAAGGTTTAGCTTGAAAGATAAGTAACTTATGATAAAGAAGTTAACAGA harbors:
- a CDS encoding MATE family efflux transporter, producing the protein MSLGLLIEPKEKLPEDRQLFSNTMLKAMIIPLVIEQLLQMIVGLADTMMVSYAGEAVVAGVGLDTMIYTVFIYLFTAVASGGAVVVSQYIGSRERKNANLSASQIYTISFIVSVVSMVLMLLSGNALLAGMYPDTEPLTMDACKTYMWIASISFPANALYNAGCAIYRSMGKTKTTMKVTLVSNIINVIGNSIGIFILHAGAAGVAWPTTISWYVAAIIMTILCFRKEHVVNIELKDILRLDFLMDKRILGVAIPNSIENTLFQAAKVALGMLVATFGTSQIAANTTGQTFWSLAACMNVSMGTVFITVIGQCVGADDSVAARWYMIKLTKLSLFLAMIWNVAVMILTPLLLPFYSLGDDTKLLILIIVAIHNAFAAVIQPFSGPLSSGLRAAGDVSFTMWTSIFSTVVCRTILSFLLAKWLGMGVVGIALAMGLDWCIKSALDIWRFFSGKWMNRKVI
- a CDS encoding CPBP family intramembrane glutamic endopeptidase; its protein translation is MLKKYIEFMKKSPLITAALCIVYVVVCFKTVHTDTNFQFFIVRTMLCGAVCFFLYQISGDKTLTSCYVSTGYVILNSMGFLVMSLIMGSVLLLSNIEEQVPLNDNPVLGLIIVFLMFISVGLFEELAFRAVINDAIIYKFREKKFVFVLSAVVSSLVFGAAHIVGEFDAASAIAWGQAVAKTLESGVFGLALLILYWKTRNIWACGVAHGLFDFFAGYTEGLFVPMKTSGSSYINTGEDGPKILITYFVIAAINVVLTFLVWKKVGKTIDFEKIRREW
- a CDS encoding class I SAM-dependent methyltransferase — its product is MLLGVEEIKDTFWDKISPLYDIFENIYNGKVYTGTGKKVAELIDSSDEVLECACGTGAISIYIAQKCKKLIATDFATGMLRRAAKKCRNYPNAVFKKADITNIKCKDARFDKVVAGNVIHLLPDPEKALHELERVVKPGGEIIIPTYINMSKETGTAAVKFITLLGVDFKRQFDLDSYKAFFEDKGYTGVEYHVVDGRMPCAIAVITKA